TCATCGAGATTAGCAGAAATAATCTCCTTTTCTCTTCGTTCCACTTGACGAATCGTCAATGATGCAGCGCTGCACCGGCCTTGCAGTAAAACCCTCGTTACGAGGTTCACCTCCAGTTCTCCATCGGAATCACCCACTTCGACCCCTTCTCTTTGTTGCCAGCCGTGTCCGATACGTCGCGCGCTTTTATATTCTTCCCCACGACGAGGTACATAGTTCGAAATCGATTTTCGTAACTGTTCAGCAATTCCGAGAATTTTCAAGCACCGCGGCCCTTTTCTAgcgaaatttattttcagcCCCGACAGTATGGCAGCtagcgaaaaaaaatctcgaatTTCTCCACAGTACTGCGCCGCAATTTTCAGCGCATAACGCCCGCTCGTTTTTACGGTCTATCAAATTCCTAATGTCCGAGAGTATAGCGCACACGCCGTCGAATAGACCGGGTTGCTCTTCACGAGGTCCAACAACAATCTATTGAGAGAAAATATCGTCGTCGGCGATGTGGGTATACGGAATCGATCAGTACCGGGGCAGCTCGCACACGCTCTTAATCGACGATGTATTTCGCAATCGACTTCGGCGCGTAGAGCCCATTTAGCCGGGCGCGTGGCAGCTGCGTTATAAAGCCGCTTACGAGCGCGAATTCTGCAGGGGACTCGTGCTTCCTGCCCGGAGTCACTAGATGTGCGTGCCGGAATCGATTTAGAGTGGCCAAGATGCGAGCCGTAGATTTCACTGGGCTTCACTGATGTTGCtatgaattttgatttttatagaGTCTTTAATATTATATGATAATTCTGTGGTTTGTGGTCAGTGAACAGAGTGAATGCTATGAAAGCTCGTTGTTGGGCTTTCAAGCTCTGATATACCCACCCTTTCTGAGAATTGAAATAACCCCCTCTGGGGAATTTTTCGTGAAACTGCACACGGTATATTAtgtttctgaatttttacTGAGAGGTCAGTGGACTATATTCAAGACCATATTGAAAGCAAACCCTATACACGTGTTCATTTTTGTATTCACGTACTAAGCTCATGGAAAACCCGTGAAAAAGATACTTCGGCTAGCTTTGTTATTCAGGCAACGTTTTGCAAACGTCCAATTTACGAAGATTTTTCCATACACTTATCTCCACTCATCTGAATAACGGATCACACCCGAGGCTGCGGCTGCAGTAGCCTGTATAGCAGACCTACTGCTAAGCCCCCCTGGAAAACAATAAATAGAATGTTCGATGTTAATCGTCTCTCCTTAACATACTTCAGCGATACACCACAGCAGATAAACCCGCATCCGACTACCCGGTGAGTATCCTTATCGCGCCCCAGCcgtaataatattataagctCGTTTTTCGCAAATAGACGCACATGCATCATTACTTTGTAGCGGCGTGTCAGGCGAGACTCTGTACGTCATCACAGTAgcggacacacacacgcgcagtaAGTAAGTCGAGAACCGGATCGCGCGTCCAGGAAGAGGAGCTCCGTATACACGCGCCAGGGTTAATTCGTACTTAGctgagcgcgcgagcgagagagtatGAGCGATCGCTTCTAACGGACTTCGCTCTTTACATACCGATCCAGGGAGAGGAATCCCCTCCCGCTGCGAGTTATTGATGATATATCGAGGATCGCGGAAGCGCCGCAGAGGACGTTTATACGAGCGCGGCTTCGCCTTATACGAGATTATCGTGTACACAAGTGTGCGCGACCTTGTATATTAATCGAGGTGCAATTTATTTCTTACTCAGGGGCGCAGTCGCGCTCGGGAAAAACACAGAGAGCCGCGCGAGATCGCCGATATGGGCTTTTCGAGTTTTAGAAAATTGCAGGCTCTTTTTTGCCTGGCTTCGGCTCGCGTTTAAATGCAGATAACTTAATGAGGTATATATGCTTTGAGAATTAATCATACACGACGCGCCGCTTATATCTCACTTTGATGCATCGCTCGAGCGCTTTTATTTGCTCTTACGATGTCGCGTTACATAAGACAAATTTGTTAATTTCCGGGTACACGAGACCGAGGAGTCGACGCACTCGTGAATCGACTTCTTGCTCGGCAGCCGGTAGATATTTTTATCGCTTTAATACAGGCATCATCAGCGCTAAACCGATACGATGTTAATTACACGACATTAATTTAGACCGGGTTGCGTATAAAAAGATGCGCGCGTGTCCTGCGCTCAAAGGAGATCTCGTCGTTGTAGTCGTTGCTGTAACGAGGAAAAACGCTCGAGTCGTCGTAAGTCGCGCTCGGAGATTAAATGTGCCTCGAAAATAGACGACCCTACTTCACTTTGACGAGACTGTTTAATCATGATAAATATCAGTGCGCAGTAGTTGATTACATTTAATATCCGCCGTGTCCTCAACGCGACGACTCTGTTTATGAGGTTCTGATTATTGGAGATTTCTTCGCGACGCTGCGCTCGAATCGTTTTTTGCTTTCAGGATATTCGctgaaaatcaaaatctacTCTCTGAAAGAGCGTATTAAGGTACATTGTCGATCAAGCATTAGCGCTGATTAAAAAACAAGAGAGCTCGGTACCGTTCAATTGACTAATGAACTTTTTCATAATAGCGTGCGCGGAGCTCGACTTTAGAGTCATTTGTTTTGGCGCTAAAGTCATCGACTTAGGCACGCTCTCTCACAGCGTGCGCGAGAACATTTTAAGCGTGCGTGGGGAAACCTATCCTGTCGCTGTCATTTGTTTTACATATGTATGATTGCGAAATTGTGTATCATTAGTGCAAGACGTCTTGTTTATAacctattattattattactatgaaGGGGGGACCACCAACACCCCTGGCACTTAGGCTGTAAACCCATTGTACCACCCTTCGTCATGGCATCCCCTACGCAGGTAAGCCTGCCCTTCTCCAGAAGGTCAATATAGCTCCCGCGTCGAGTGCCCTAATCTCTTCATACGTGGGGAAAAGCTCCTCCAAGCACTGATGTCTGAGCTGCGCAAATTTTGGGCAAACAGTCAGTACATGGGTAGGCGTTTCTTCCGCCCCCTCGCACCGCCTGCATATAGGCCCCCATCTTCAGACCGTGGTACCTTAAGCAGATGTGCCCGGTCACTATCTGTGTCAGGAGTCGGGAGTTATTTCTGCTGCCTCCTGCGATCCACTTGGTCCAGCCGACATTACTGCTTTGGCTTGTCTGCATCCTTGAGTTCCTTGTCATTCCTTAGTATTCTCCCTCTCAACCCAGCCCCGGATTTCGCCCGTTAGCAGGCACCTTGCAGCACCTCTGTAGGGCTCCGGCCCGATTGGAGGGTGTTTAGTTCCCAAAGCTGCAAGTCTATCTGCTATTTCGTTACCCCTGATCCCGGTGTGCCCTGGGACCCAGAGCAGCCTGACCTTGTTGTTGTGAGCGGTCAGCTGATTTACAACCACTTTGCATTCCCAGACCAGTCTGGAGGTCGTCCTATGAGCCATAAGTGCTCTAAGTGCCGCCTGACTGTCTGAGCAAATGGTGATAATTCTATCCCTTGCGCCGAGTTCAATGTTCCTCTAAGCGCAGGTCAGTATAGCGTATGTCTCGGTCTGGAAGACCGTAGCATTCCGCCCCAGAGAAAAGAAGGTTCCCCTTCCATCCCTTTGGCAGTAGTACCCCGAACCAGTGCCAGTCTCTGCCATAGAGCCATCTGTGTACCAGACATCCCCAGTTCCTGGTAGACTGTCCCTGCGGGCCTTCCATTCTTCTCTTGTCGGTATCACGACCCCGTATTTTCTTCCAAAGAAGTAGCGCGGGATCATCATTTCAGTTTTGATGGAAAATTCCGGCAAGAGACCCACCCCACCCGGGAGCCGGGTGTGCCTCATGCCTTGTGTCCATTGTCCGTACGCATTGAGTCTGTGCGCTGCCTTAGCAGCCATCCCAACGATAGTAAGATGGAGTGGTTCCAACTTCACAAGGATTCCAAGTGCCTTGGTAGTCGTGGTCCTATAGGCCCCTGTCGCCCCCCTTAGCACCTGTCCTCTGAGTTTCTCTAGCGCTGCCCTAGCACCCGCCAGCTCCGCCCTTGGCCACCAGACCAACGCGTTGTAGGGCAGACGAGGTACCAGGACGGCCCTGTATAGCCACAGTATAATCCAGGGACTTAGTCCCCATGTACTGCCAAATGCCCTGCGACATGTCCAGAGAGCCACCAGGAATTTATCGCACTGGGCCGTGAGATGCTTCTCTCAAGTTAACTTTTTATCCAGAACAATGCCGAGGTACTTAGCTGAGTCCTTTACCTGTAGGGCGACTCCAGAGAGTTTGGGCGCTCTGTAGGCATCTAACTTGTAGTTGCGGGAGAAGATCACCATTTCGACTTTATCCGGGTTAACCGAAAGTCCCGTCGAGCAGCACCATCTCTCCACTTTCCTTAATGCAAGCTGCATAGCGTCCATGGCTGCGCCAATTTCACTTCCTTTTGTCAGTATCAAGTATCAGGAAATCGTCCGCGTAGGCTTGAACATAGCAGCCCCACCCATTCAGCGCTTCCAGTAGCCCATTTGCCACCAGGCACCAAATGGTGGGCGACACCACCCCGCCCTGCGCGCATCCCTTACTGACCTTGCCGGAGACCGTTACGGTTCCGAGACTCGAGATCACAGTCCTGCGTGTAAACATGCCCTGAAGCCATTTTATTAATGGTCCAGGCATCCCATCTAGTCCTGCCTCTTTGATAACTGCTTCGATAGAGGTGCAGTTAAACGCTCCCTTTGTGTCTAGAAATACTCCCACGATTACCTCCCCCCTTTCCAGCTGCTCCTCAATGCGCCAAACCGCCGAGTGTAAGGCAATCTCTGTAGAGAATCCCGCCCTGTATGCATGCTGGTTAGGGTGAAGAGGAAGCACAGTTAGGATATCGTCTTGAATAAATCTATCCACCAATCTTTCTAGTGTCTTAAACACAAAGGAGTTAAGACTTATAGGTCTATAATCCTTGTCGGTGGTGTGACTTGACTTCCCTGTCTTAGGAATAAACACAACCTTGGCCGTTTTCCATATTTCAGGTATATGAGCCAAAGCTACACTTACTCTGAAGAGCTTTACTAAGGGGCCAACCAGTTCCTCCAGCCCCTCTTGAAGGAATGACGGGTAGATTCCGTCGATGCCCGGCGCCTTGAAGGGTTGAAAGTTCCTTATGGCCCACTTGACCTTTTCCGGTGTGACGACCTTCTCACCGCGTTGATGCGGTTTTTATATAGCCTCTGGGCTTCTCTGTGAATCCGCCAATCGACACTATTGCGAGTATTCTTGGCCCTGTTTAAAGGTCCTCCCCGTTTCACGTCGCAGATCCTCTAGCTCCCGGTTCCACCATGGGGTACCCCATGTTCCCTTTGGGATGGTCCAGAGACAGCTTCTCTGGAAAGAGATGTTTACTATCTCACCTAGCTCAAATGCCCAGTGATCAAGCTCATCCGTTGTTCCAAAACTTGGTTTGAAGGATTGAAGCTCGTTTCTAAGGTTTTCCCTAAAGAACGCCCAGTCTGTTTTCCTGGGATTCCTAAAGGTCCTTGTTTCCGAGCATCTTTCCTTCCATTCGAATTGGATGTATCTGTGGTCGGACAGTGAAGATTCGTTAGATACCCGCCAGCTGCCCACCCACCCCTCCATTCCAACTGTACACAGAGTTAGGTCAATCACCTCACTTCTAACCGAATTGTAGAAGGTAGGTTCTCTGCCCCTGTTTATAATACACAGACTCGTCGTTACCAGATACTGCAGCAGTGCGTCGCCCCTGCCGTTAGTATCCGAACTGCCCCAAACTATGTGATGAGCATTAGCGTCGCATCCCAGTATAAGAGGAATGCTTCGCTGTCTGCAGTGTTCAACAAGATCTTGTACCTCCCTTGGCGGGGGCTCTTTCTGAGAGTCGTATGGGAAGTAGCCAGAGGCCACCACAACCTCCCTCTTAGAGCCCCCTCCTACAGAGAGTTTGATCTTTATTGCCGTGAGGTCCCTGCTGCACCGAgccggcagcagcagagcatCAAAACCTTTAACAAGTATGCACGCCCTGGGAACGCTGCACGTGGGGTCTCTATAGATCCGACCagcaccccccccccccccccccagacCCCTGATCCTCCCCGCGACTAGCCAAGGTTCTTGTATTAGGCATATGCCTGTGTGCATCTTAGCCATGCACCTGACCAGTGCGGCCGAAGCGCCTTTGCTATGATGCAAGTTTATTTGTATAAACACTATCTAGTTGCCAGCCATGGTGATTAGGACGGGACAGTGTTGCTTTGTTCGCGCTGCCCCCGGGGACCCTGATCAACCCTGACGGTAATCCGGCCCAGGCTCCAGTGCAGTTGAAAATTGCGCTGCCGGAGCAGCCTTACCGAGGTTTCAGGTATGCTGAGCACCAGAAAGTTT
The sequence above is a segment of the Nasonia vitripennis strain AsymCx chromosome 3, Nvit_psr_1.1, whole genome shotgun sequence genome. Coding sequences within it:
- the LOC116416769 gene encoding uncharacterized protein LOC116416769, with product MDAMQLALRKVERWCCSTGLSVNPDKVEMVIFSRNYKLDAYRAPKLSGVALQHLTAQCDKFLVALWTCRRAFGSTWGLSPWIILWLYRAVLVPRLPYNALVWWPRAELAGARAALEKLRGQVLRGATGAYRTTTTKALGILVKLEPLHLTIVGMAAKAAHRLNAYGQWTQGMRHTRLPGGVGLLPEFSIKTEMMIPRYFFGRKYGVVIPTREEWKARRDSLPGTGDVWYTDGSMAETGTGSGQAALRALMAHRTTSRLVWECKVVVNQLTAHNNKVRLLWVPGHTGIRGNEIADRLAALGTKHPPIGPEPYRGAARCLLTGEIRGWVERENTKE